A window from Pseudomonas kribbensis encodes these proteins:
- the crcB gene encoding fluoride efflux transporter CrcB, producing the protein MVPLIVAVSVGGVAGTLLRFATGNWVNANWPRHFYTATLAVNIVGCLLIGVLYGLFLIRPEVPIEVRAGLMVGFLGGLTTFSSFSLDTVRLLESGQVPLALGYAAISVFGGLLATWAGLSLTKL; encoded by the coding sequence GTGGTCCCATTGATCGTTGCAGTCTCCGTCGGCGGGGTTGCCGGCACCTTGTTGCGCTTCGCCACCGGCAATTGGGTCAACGCCAATTGGCCGCGGCACTTCTATACCGCGACGCTGGCCGTTAATATCGTGGGCTGCCTGTTGATCGGCGTGTTGTACGGCCTGTTTTTGATACGCCCGGAAGTACCGATCGAGGTGCGCGCCGGGTTGATGGTCGGCTTCCTCGGGGGGCTGACGACTTTTTCATCCTTTTCACTGGATACGGTGCGTCTGCTGGAAAGCGGGCAAGTGCCGCTGGCCCTGGGCTATGCGGCCATCAGCGTATTCGGCGGGCTGCTCGCGACGTGGGCCGGCCTGTCCCTGACCAAACTTTGA